GCTCGCTCCTCTTCGGTTTGACTATCTGAACGACCTGACCCTGGATCACGCATTCACGTTGAAAGCCTTCTTCCTCCACAAGACACTATCCCTGGCCGATCACTCCCGGATATTCACTACGAGCGAAGCCGATAGTACGGTGATTCTTGAGTCGTTGCTCAACGGCTACTTCATCGAGGAAGTGCCTTTGGCTGAAAGAAAGGCGAATGGAGATTACCACGTCAAGAAGCACGCGATTTACCGACTGCGTCCTCTCATACTGCATCCGGTGACGAGCTTCTTGCAGAGCAAGAACATCATCTACTAGCCGTCGCGGCCCAAACAAAAAGGGGTGCCGGCAATCGCCGGCACCCCGTCTTGCAACAGCACGTGTTTCGTGCTAGCCGATATGCATCTGAAGCTCCTCTCGGCGGTGCTTCTGGCGAAGCTTGCGGAGGGCCTTTTCCTTTATCTGCCGGACGCGCTCTCGCGTAAGTCCAAATCGCTGGCCGATCTCCTCGAGCGTCAGCGGATGCTCGCGACCAATGCCAAAATAGAGTCGTGTGATTTCCGCTTCCCGTGGATGTAGCAGGCTCAGCGCACGTTCGATGTCAATCTTGAGCGACTCATCCATGAGCGTCTCATCCGGGGCGAGATCGTCATCGTTCGGGAGTACATCGAGGAGGCTGTTGTCGTCGTCTTCATTGAACGGAGCGTCCATCGACAGATGTCGCCCGGTGTGCTGCATCGCTTCCCGGACTTTCTCGACGTCGACTTCCAGTTCATCCGCCAGCTCCTCGATATTCGGCTGGCGCTCGTGCACCTGCGCGAGCCTGGCGCTCGTCTTCCGAATCTTGGAAATGGTACCGATACGGTTGAGCGGCAGGCGAACGACCCGACTTTGCTCGGCCAGCGCCTGCAGGATTGCCTGACGAATCCACCACACGGCATATGAGATGAACTTGAATCCACGCGTCTCATCAAACCGCTGGGCAGCCTTGATCAACCCGTAGTTGCCCTCATTGATCAGATCCGCGAGCGTCAGCCCCTGGCCCTGATATTTCTTGGCGACAGAGACGACAAATCGGAGATTCGCACGCGTGAGCTTGTGCAGGGCCTCCTGGTCGTTCTGCTTGATGCGGCGCGCCAGATCAACTTCTTCTGCCGGAGTCAGGAGCGGAATTTGTCCGA
Above is a window of Rhodothermales bacterium DNA encoding:
- a CDS encoding RNA polymerase sigma factor RpoD/SigA; amino-acid sequence: MYVPRQQRMLDQYLQEIGQIPLLTPAEEVDLARRIKQNDQEALHKLTRANLRFVVSVAKKYQGQGLTLADLINEGNYGLIKAAQRFDETRGFKFISYAVWWIRQAILQALAEQSRVVRLPLNRIGTISKIRKTSARLAQVHERQPNIEELADELEVDVEKVREAMQHTGRHLSMDAPFNEDDDNSLLDVLPNDDDLAPDETLMDESLKIDIERALSLLHPREAEITRLYFGIGREHPLTLEEIGQRFGLTRERVRQIKEKALRKLRQKHRREELQMHIG